TCTTAatctctggaaaaaaaatttgccgaaaATATTTGGAAGAGAATATCGAATACTTTATTTTCGTCATCCAGACAAATGAGATTTTGCTTGATTTGGGGGTGAGAATATGTCGTAGCGATAGACGTGTTCTGTCAACCGTGACGCTTCTGGAGGGCGTGCAAATTTCTGGATTGTTCGTCAGATCTGATGTCACTCTGCGATCGAGTTCACTTGTCCTCTTGAAATGTTGAGGAAAGTCTTCTTACTTTCAAAGTAAATGTATCGTATGAAAAGCGTCATATTTTGTGCGAGTATGTAGATGGAGTGAAAGCAGATTTAACCTACGCACAACGACGGGGTACACAGTCATCGcgtgattgaacgatcaaagaccaaatatatttacatgttTGTACATAATAGATAtatggtataggtatgtgctgTATGAAAGAGTGAGTGATTTGTTGATTTGAATAGGTCCGTACGTAAATCGCGATACTTCGTCAGTTCACACTTTTCGAAAGTAAATTCTTTACGTTTTTGAAATCTTCAAAAGTAGACGCTTGCAAATAAGCCGCAATattcttataaaaaaaaaaaaaaaaaaaaaccgagataAAGTTTGAGCGTCGACTTTAAACGATACAGACGGTGCGGATGGTAACCCTTTTTAAATTTCACCGGTTTTCCTAAGATCCGATTGCGATGTGTGATCCGGCCAATCATGCGGGTAGTGTTATGAAATACGTCAAACGTCAAGGCTACGTACTGATTAAAGAGCGTATACGCAACGCGCGTAATTTTCGCACTTAAATTTGGGCGTGGGATAATTTGTCAAATATGTTATGTCATTATACGTAGGCGTCACCGGCACGTAATATAATGGAATATTGATCGAGTATTTTAAATGTTTCTAGAACGTTCAAATGTCACTTTCTTCATTAAGGATGGGCACAAGTGAATTTAGATCATATCGTACCGCATAATCCTGttgccttctttttcttccaaaacACCGAACGCAcatgtgtaataataatcgggttcaatttttttcaaacaaatggTTCTACTTCTTATTCCGTATGTAGAGAAAGCGAAAGAAGTTTAGTAGACATCAGCGATAAATGCTGGTTACACGAATCCGTCGCAGAATCAGAATTCGCACCGTTTCATGGAGTGTCGTGCGATTCGTCTGGTTTCCATAATTCGTAATCATCCATGTGATTtggtttaatttttcgaataaatttgcaGAACATTCACCGCCGATTTCGACGCCAGTCCGAAGGAGATAACGGGGAGATAATCGACAACATATTCAACGTGAGTCTTTTTCGCTTCGTTATTTCAATTGCTTGTACTCCATAGTTGCTTCAcaatagaggagaaaaaaaatgagcattGTTCCTGTCCTTTCATTCTTAACGATCTTTGACTAGTGTGAAACACTGACGTAATTTTGGATAGCTCACAAATCATATGAGATGGGAATGTTCTCTAACAAATATAATGACCCATTCATGAGGAATGATATAGTGTGTCACTGTTCCCAACCTGAACAGGTGCGTTAGATAATAACCTCATGCTACCACGTTTCATGTTCTCACGAATATACTTTTCACGAAACAGATTCCGATCACGGCAATCAGGCAAACCGCAGCGGCCGCTCAATCGATTTATCCAgaaggcagcagcagcatcgacAGCGTTTTCAACGTACGTTTTTTCTGAATATTATAGCTCTTCGACCTTATTGTTAGTCCTGAAGAGGGTGAACTGATGTAACGCATAGAAATATTCTGAAACcttaaaaaaaacagattccAGTAGCGACACTGGAAGCGGTTGGAAGTTtggtgaaaaatcgaaacgcaTTAGCTCAAAGACGGCCGATGGATTCGATGCTGTCGGACTACCAAAAGCGTaggaaagaacgaaaagaCCGACTCCACGCGAAACGTCAAGGCCAGAGGTTACAACAAAACGATCCATTTGGTGTGAACGCCTTAACCGACCTTTTGGTCGGGGATCGGGGCTTTTTTAGTGGACACGGTTCTTGGGGTGGTCACCTGCATGACTCGCTTAGTGAACACTTgagtaataaatttcaatttggtAGTCAGTTAGTTAGTCACTTTGCTGGACACGGTAGTGCACATGGCGGTTCGCACGGTGATGGTGATCAAGGGAACGACGATCACGATGATGTCGGAGGTAATGGCTATCAACTTCATAAACCGAGCTTTGGCAAATTATAAAACTAATTCCTCAAATTCCGCGAACACTCCCCATCCATCGTCCTCATCCATTCGCATGTCGATCGGTTGTAAAGCTCGGTTATAAATGTCGGAATTGCTTCCAACCACAGATCTGTGGTTGAATCGAACTCTGGGTCACGGGCATAGAAATTTCTATAAGTTTATTTCGGACCTCTGATCTAGTGATCTGATTCCGAACGATCCCTTTTTGCAGAAAATGTGGCGAGTGCGAGCAGTAGCAGTATCAGTGACAACGACGGCTACGAGGTGACGGAGGAGCCGGAAGATAGGAGGAAGGGATGGGGCAGTTGGTTCGACTTTGGTAATATTTTTGGAGGTCAAAGTTCATCTTCGGCGAACAGAGAGCGGAATAAGGTCGCCCCGCGTCCGGACAGAAGGAAATACGGGAGATACGAGGACCAAGATGCTCCGTTGGAGAATAAAATCGCGCCGAAGAACAGCAGGACGGATCACCGAAGAAACTACGCCTACGATCAACGACCGTTGGAGAACAAAATTGCGCCAAAGGATGACCGCAGATACTACCAAAGGAAGTACAATTCCGATCCCAGAATACAAGACAGAGCAGCTCCCAGACAACGTCAAGCGCGTGACAGATTCGTGTTCGAGCACAGAAGCTTATGAGTTTTTTGGCTTTCGTCTCTATgctgtttcactttttttttttttttttcgagacgcgtgaaaatttaatcgacATTTCAATCGGCACTCGTTATCGGCCACTTTTTCGTAACGAATTTAAGCGTCTTTAACAACGCTATAACATTGTgctcgataattatttatgaatcATTTAGCACGTATTAAGCTAATATTTTATCGCAAagaatttcatatttattagaATAACGGTTTCGTCGTTTGTCCTGTATGCGTTACCATGCAATTGCGATTAATACAACCATTTGACAATAATTAGCGCGCGAGTCGTCTCAACAAATCACTTTAGAGACCATCTctaatcaaatcaaatcaaatgaGTATACGTTgtcttacaaaaaaaagatgatgaatGAAGACGACCTATACACCCAATCAGAATAGGTATGACCATAGATCTATGGTATGaccattttttccgtttcgaatCCACAGTCCACGAcaatctttctttcttcgcgtGGTATGGCAACGCATGCCGGGTACTCTCGCCAGTTGTACATAAAATGTAATTGTATCATAAGTTTTCATTATAAACCATTATGAAAATTCCTGTAGTTATGAAAAATGCCTTTTCCCTCCCTAGACGCCCAATTTTTTTATGATCACCACGGTAATTATTAGTCCTGATGGACACGACGATCGCTGAATTATCCGTGAACTTCGCATCGAATAAAA
The sequence above is a segment of the Athalia rosae chromosome 5, iyAthRosa1.1, whole genome shotgun sequence genome. Coding sequences within it:
- the LOC125501116 gene encoding uncharacterized protein LOC125501116 isoform X2: MLPISNLVFAVLAVGMVTDMAVVANIHRRFRRQSEGDNGEIIDNIFNIPITAIRQTAAAAQSIYPEGSSSIDSVFNIPVATLEAVGSLVKNRNALAQRRPMDSMLSDYQKRRKERKDRLHAKRQGQRLQQNDPFGVNALTDLLVGDRGFFSGHGSWGGHLHDSLKNVASASSSSISDNDGYEVTEEPEDRRKGWGSWFDFGNIFGGQSSSSANRERNKVAPRPDRRKYGRYEDQDAPLENKIAPKNSRTDHRRNYAYDQRPLENKIAPKDDRRYYQRKYNSDPRIQDRAAPRQRQARDRFVFEHRSL
- the LOC125501116 gene encoding uncharacterized protein LOC125501116 isoform X1 — encoded protein: MLPISNLVFAVLAVGMVTDMAVVANIHRRFRRQSEGDNGEIIDNIFNIPITAIRQTAAAAQSIYPEGSSSIDSVFNIPVATLEAVGSLVKNRNALAQRRPMDSMLSDYQKRRKERKDRLHAKRQGQRLQQNDPFGVNALTDLLVGDRGFFSGHGSWGGHLHDSLSEHLSNKFQFGSQLVSHFAGHGSAHGGSHGDGDQGNDDHDDVGENVASASSSSISDNDGYEVTEEPEDRRKGWGSWFDFGNIFGGQSSSSANRERNKVAPRPDRRKYGRYEDQDAPLENKIAPKNSRTDHRRNYAYDQRPLENKIAPKDDRRYYQRKYNSDPRIQDRAAPRQRQARDRFVFEHRSL